One Citrus sinensis cultivar Valencia sweet orange chromosome 5, DVS_A1.0, whole genome shotgun sequence genomic window, acatacaTTATTAATTAGCTTGGAGCTTGCTACAGACTATGTATGTAAAACGAAATAGTAGATTCGAGAACGAGGCTATTCGAGAATGAGGCTAAGTAGTAATTAAAATGTACTTCTGTGGGATTGTGATTAGCTTGTGCAATGACAGTTGATGACATTTGTGGTGCCGGCGCCACATTTGGAGCACATTCATTTGAAGCGTCCAAATTTTCAGTGTTAGCATGAGCTGATGCTGTAAGCTTCTCCTTAGAGTTTGACTCAGGCAGATTGCTTCCCGTTCCAGATGATGATCCCTTCTCTGTGTTATTCTCCTGCTTCAGCAAATGAATGGTCGCTCCAAATTACACATTACACGATTTTGGTTTGACAGGGACCatgatgaagaaaatataaacttaagTTAGCTACaacataaaatcaatagagTTGAGAGGGCCAATATAGCTATAATTGAGAAACCATAGGTTTGAGTTGGCTAGGATATATCTAGTATAGTTATTTGTATTTACactcttattatatttttattataacacCAATAGATTATAATGTTAATATTAAGATTATAATATCGTATAATGTAATCCATACGTACATGAGATAAATTCAGTGGAATTATATTTCGTTGGCTAGGATGTGCCTCAGAATGAGGATTCTCAATTAAGTGAATCTCATCATCAAAGTTGAAGTCAAACATaagagaaaatgaatctctctccatatctgaataaaaaattatcaaaaaaagataaattaattagtaataatttaatgactAAATATTCTCAAACAAAATTAGGTACAGTAATTAAAATGTTAGAGAAtagtttagaaataaaaaaaaaaaaacaaaaccctatgagaaatgttatatttttatttttgtataaattcgAGATAAAATATGTTGTGGGGTCCTCTGAAAAGTAATGTACATTTGGCGAGATATAAAGGAAGGGAAACGTTTGCTAAAATCCAGCCATGCTTGCCTTCTAAAAGCCCATGTGATTCACagtaacaaataaataaataaataaataaaatattaattaataatgtaatagtaacatttgaaaaataaaaaacattgtAATGATAACAAGCTAATAAGGGATAATAGATGCCTCGAGTAGAGCAATTAATTAGTTCCCTAGTCAACAACTTGACAAAAGTTGTTCGTGCCAATGTCTCCGGCGATATTTTTGTCTAAAATTTGCAAGGAATTGGAGGGACCTCTTTTCTTGTTACTGGTTTTGCAATTGTTGCCATTTTCAGGATCACTTCCTCCCAGAGAAAAATATGTCAAgcgaattttttttatttttcaatgtcGAAAatgtatttcatttttttgggtttgagttattagtttttattttagataaaattaaattagattctCACATATATGTGAGCAGATTGGAACCTTATCTtgtatcaaaatatattttatttattgaatcaaCTAACACTCCATAATGATTTAAGTAGTCCCTTATTCTTGCacccaaaatattaaaaaaataaaaaaaaaacattaattgaatgaaaataatgtgTCATATAAGGTCTAAAGTTCTGTGTAATTCACCTGTGAATCCTTTAGAAAATGCTTACAAGCAAGGACCAATCTGAGcctgtaaaaattatttcaagaacagatattaacaatcaataagaagaagaatcaGAAAATGAAAACGGCAGTACTACTTTTCactaaaatcaaagataagcAAAAGGAAAGGAGAATCCATGCACTTGCAATCCCCTTTTGTGATACTTTCCTAGAAGTTTGTGAAAGGTGGCTAGATAAACTGGGTTAATTAGAGTTTTCTATTAAAGATAAGATGGGGCTGCTAGCTAGCTAGGATTTGAAGGTTGagaacaataaaaaaagaaaataacgtaTATGAAAAGAAGGGAATTTTAACACCGCTGAGCTCTAGTCACATCCTTCAAGAGAATCTATGAAGCTCAATTTATAGGAGGAAAATGTAATATGTGTCATATAGTTAAAGGGGGTAAATTTCctgcttgaaattttttggatttttgcctttttaatcctcattatcaaattttcattttctaattatatgATCTTTCGAGGGGCATATTAGAATTTACACAACAGTGACAAATTACTTTTGTGTTTAAAACATATACATCTCAGCTATCTCATAAATGTGTATATTAACAGCatctatttttgttaataccgttatttaatcttatagataataaaaatttttaaaaagtaaaatttgtcGCGTCCTTACTCGCATAAAAGGAATATAATGTAATTAGCACatgaatctattaaaattagaaactcGGATTCGTTGATATTAGGTTTATTTAGGTGAATTCATAATGCTACTAGTTGGCTAAATAAAATGTTCATGCTAGACTATTGAATGCTTATTCATCATTGTTTTACTGTAAAATTAAGCATaaccaaagtgaaaaaaattagaaaaatgataattatgtCCCCTTCTTACTCAGtaaagtttaattatttttatcttcgTGTTTTCAAACATATTAGACCCCCATGTTGTTAACATGTTAAATAGTCAGATACACTGCATAGAGGACAATTCAATCTTTTAGGGTAATCAGTAAACAATTTTGAAGTTAAAATATGAATGGACTTTTAGcactaattttgaaattgaacaATTGACAATTAATTAACGGAACAGTGTTAGCATTAGGGGAGTTCTAGTGGGTCTGAAAACACAAGAGgaaaatagtttttatttcGTCAAATAAAAGGGGAGGTTGTAGTCATTTTCCCTAGAGCACTGCGGTACTACTGCTGTAAATTGTACAGTAAATATGAGGTGATATGTGAAAAATGGGTGGTAATTGAATGAACAATAAAGAGAACACACTTGGACCAAACTGGCATAGGCAGTAAGAGACGCATGTCTCCTGGTTGCAACACGATGACTTGTGTGATTGGGTCACGTTCAGAGTTCAACTTTGACTTGCCAAATTAATCCAAGGAGACCGTGGAATACAACTCGAGCTAATCTTGTTTAAATTTCGACAGTTCAGATCTCTCCGAAACTGAAATGAAAGCCATGGCTGATAAGCGGTCACTTAGCTGTCTTTGATTGGCTGGCAGCTTTTAGTTCTCTTGCATGCATTTGCATGCAAACGAAATCCTGGGTTTACTTTTGTTAATACATTAATGTTCCAATGAAACtgctctttttgttttgttgccATATTAAGGAGAGATTCCTTTCACGAAGTTACAATACAAAGAAATCTGAAACTCTTTTCAAATCTTATCGTGGAAAATTATAAACCAGGGGCTGGTGAAACAGATTCCTTTCTGAAATggcccctttttttttggtccgttttttgagttttttttttccttcttatttCGTTGCAtggattaattaaaattatatttcttataaATTGGTATACACTTGAAATCTTTCATGTTTGAATAGTATAttgcaaattcaaaattttggcaGAGGCTTGATTAACATCCGCAAAAGAATATAACAAAACCCAACCTAATCTAGGTAGATATTACATCTCAACAGTAAAGTGGGGGAGTTCAATACCACTTTGCAAGTGcatgttatattattatgtGGATTAAGGGATCGtcattctctctctatatacgagagagagaaaaaacaaaaagctaaTGTTTATCTCTTGTTTTCTTATCAATAATGCTAAATACCATATTTGGTTGagataaataacattattttctcaattagtTTATCGACCTTTACAAGTACATTAGAATAAAATGACAAGTAATTTTACACGTAATGAATTTGATCATTCAATAATAGAAGTTAAATGAGTGACACGTTAGAATTTTTAGAATGGAAAAACTCCAATATTACTTGGAAATTGACAAGAGGGTTCATGCTTGTATGAGAAACtctagattaaaaaaaaatgataattagaCAAGTGACTCTTAAGTGTATATATGTCTTATTACATGTTTATCACACCAGACATTCACTAAAAAGTGGTGCATTTTCACATTACCTCTACACAAAACTTGAATTGTTTGTCAAAGCTGTTACAATTATGGTTACGTTATTCATTCTGCATACGATTCACTTCAGTTATATATAATTCTACAATCTCAGTAACAAAAGCAccagttatttttaaatgcaaTGGACGTTATTGTTAGCGAAAGCTTTTGGTATATGGGGTATTATTATTGCCCATTCACTTGAGGGATTTTGTTCTGATCATAATTTGCTCCCTCATTATCAGCTTGTACGTGGGGGGCATTGATTGGTATCTCCACCTGATCACGCGGCAGTATCTCATTGGTGTCTGTACCCATCATTCCATGCTGCTGAACACAGGAGAATATGggccaaaataatttaaaaaccaTCCAACGTCAAAAAAACTTGATTAAAGAAAGATTGGGGAAGCTAAGGAGGGTGAGAGTTTGAATGAAACCTGAATTTGAGGGTACAAAGAAGGTGATAAGGGCGCAGAGTGTAGCCCTGCCGAAACAAAAGCTTGAGGCCAAGTGGCAAAGTTTTCACCACTTGGATTGGTGACGTGACACTCTCCGATGCTATGGGGCCCCGCGTTCGAACTGGTTCCTTGTAACAATGGATCATACATTGTGGTTGAAAGATCCCTGAAAAAGCACAGCCTAAAAGTTTTAACaggtgaaaaatatttatatgatgATGGCTTGGATAGTTTCGGAGAGAGCAGTTTGTGAAGCATATGACAATAGTGAAGCAACTCCCATTTGGGCTTGGACTCCAATCATAcatgcaaataaaattatcaaatctcTCACGCCCCATCCCATCTTAGGACTCTAATATTAAAGAAGACATTCCATTGCTTAGATTCTTGTCCTATGTACCTCTCAATGTTACGTACCTGAGCTCATTTAGAGAAGCGGATGATTCGAAAATTTGTGCTTGGTTATGACCTCCCCCAGGCAACCAACCCACAACTTCATTCTCAAAAGATGATGGCATTGCTTGCTGCTACAATTGACACAAAACCATATTCACCAACAAATTCTTTATCCaataaagaatatatatataaaaagaaagacatTCCATTGTTTAGATTCTTGtcatatctaatttttttatccgaaattttaaagtgcgagAAAATCTAAAAGAGTTTTAAGACCGTACGATTTATAGTTTtaaaacattataaaattaacactTTAAAATTGTAGGGTTTAAAGTTTTCTCATACTTTAccgcactttaaaatcctATATAtctatttcaatatttaatcttactatatttatttttatcttcgTAGTTTGTGAGTTTACCTGCATACTCGATGGGTCGTAAGAAGACAGATGGTTACTCAACAAAAATTCCTGCAACCCACAAACAGAGCCAATGGGAACCTCAATTATTATAGTATAGCGGAGAagatcattattttttattagagatGCACTTGTAAATAACCTTTCTCTGGGAAACTTGAGTGAGAGTGTCAACAAGATTTTTCTCACAGGATTCAATGTCCTTGATAGATGTGATCCTTAAAGGATCAGGCTCATATATCCTTATTTGATCCTCTGCCATTTGAAGTTGCTGCTGTAACCTACCAACTTCCTGTTGCAGTTCCTGAtgaaaccaaataaaatataacccaatttagaaaaagttaaaaacaaCATTATCAGATGTACAGAACAAGAAAATTACTTGTTTGTTAGTTCATAATATCATTATTACCTCGATGTCATTGTTGATTGCTGCAGGGCTTTATTAGAACGTCAGAGGTGGATCGAGAATTAAAATATAGTCGTCAATTATTAGATCGTTTAACTTGAATTatattcaaaaaagaaaactgtGAAGAGGGAATAAGAGAGACAAACTTTGCAAGTTGAAGAGCAATGTCATTTTCGCTCCTCAGTTGCTGTAGAGTCCTTAGCAGGTACTGCATGAACTTCAACTCCGTAATTAATTTACACTAATGCTATCATTCCTAATAATTTAATCTCTCTGGCGATATTATTACCTCTTTGTTTTGAATGTCCCtgtaaggaaaaaaaaaagactaaattaagaatgaaaCTAGTGGAAGCTCACAAGTTGtgaagagaattaattaaaggtTTAAGAGCTTACGGGTGTCTGCCTTGATCGGGAAAAATTATAGCGCTGCATGCAACAGTGACAAAATTcgttaaattaacaaataattaattaagaagataaacactatgaattaattttaattaaattgtaagGAATGGTGGCGGGTAGGAGCTTACTGCTCTCTTTCTTGATCAGGGAGATTAACATAGCGAGAAAACACGTCCTCGATCCTGGATTTTTAAGTGAAACAACGAATAAATGATTGCAGCAGGCATAAGAAATTGGAATCAAagtgagaaaaatgaaaacccCATGtagtttatttgttttgttcaacgaataaatgatttttaagtGAAACATATGCTGTACGTAGCCAAAACCAAAACCCTATGTAGTTTTGCAGTTGTTGatggtttgaaaaattttcaaggtAACTAGGTATGGGTTGCTGTAAGTCGCATATAACATAAGTTAGCAGCTGcataaattcaaaacaaataaataaaataaacaaagaaaagggGTGCATCTCTGTGCATGTGGAGCTAAGAAGCGAGAACCCGAAGAAAATACTAGTGTCTGGTACGGTAGTTTCACTGGGGATGTTTACAACCTAATTCACgaactttttttcttctttaattaaatataatatgcagagaattattaattgatcccaaagaaaaagaaagaacgaTGTTCGTCGGCACATATGTAAATGGCATTATTTCATGTAgattacaatttaattattacaatttatGTGGCTATGGCCTAGTGAGATCGTGATACCATTTTAGGCTCTAGTAATTTGCGTTACACaagttttgtaaaattaattgaaagaaaaaatataaacaagaaattgattgttttgtatttttgataTAGAAACCAATTTAGACATGAACTTTTCAGAAATAGTGGAAAGcgcctattattattattataggatAAACGATAGCCatgaaagatctcacagaatcAATACTAATCAATGGCAACAAAATCAGGATGAATAGAAACTCATCAAGATGCTCTTATACTtattcatttgaaaataattatagcaAATTCTCAAATGCCAAGAGTGTAGATCgatttaaatatcaaaatgtacaaaatatataatcacCTTTTTCTGCCAGAAAAATGACTGAGACGACCGGAAGGAGAGAACATTATAAGAGCAATATCAATGTCACAGAGGATTGAAAGCTCGTATGCTTTCTTAATGAGCCCATTTCTACGCTTTGAGAAGGTAACTTGGCGATTTGTGTTGTTTTCTATTCTCTTAATCTCGAGCTTAACACGACCCATTTTTGATAATGATGATCAGTTAGCTGTGACCTCCACCACAACAGTACCTGCCAATgcaaattaagaagaaatttttttgaaaaacattaTGTTTTGAATCaaagactttttattttgaattatttttagaaagtGAGAAAATCTATTGCGTGGCTATAAATAACAATGCATGGACATTAAGAGAAGGCTGAAAAGAAGGGATGTTACACatgagagattgagagatTTTATTGTTACAAACGAGTGATCGAAGAGTGGAGAGATTGAAGGGTTTATAAAGAAGAGGTCGTTGGATTACGAGGGATTCAATGGTTAATTCGTTAGCTTTTTGTTCACCTTTTTGCCCTTGGTCCATTCCTTTTGTTAAAGGTTACTAATTTTTGGGCATTTTGGCCCCTTGGTCCATTCCCTTGGTTAATGGTTACTAATTTTTGGGCATTTTGGTAATGGCGTATTTGTGAAAAGGGTCCATGCAAGCATCTTTGAGGATCCCACTTTGTGAGTACACGATCTATGGTTACTTTAGTTACGATTGTGATTGACTCATGCACTCGCCAAGCTATAAGAAAGGCAAATATAAAACACCAACCTTAGATTTAGGCAATTGGGACcgaccaaaaaaagaaaaaaagtaaaaaagtgTCTCATTGGATCTGCTTTCTCATGCATCTCCACTCAaagttttatccttaaaatGTATGATAGATCATGTGAATCTAAAGAATATGTAAAAGTGATAGGAACAGGATCAAATACCTAGTCTGCTCATTCTGAAACATTAATTCCTAGCTAATACAGTTGTTAAAGAGTACTAGATGCATGCAAAAGTTTCAATTcctattctttttctttttcttccttttggCCATACATTTCTTCCCAACAAAAAAACACTTATCGCAATAAgcgaaaaaaacaaaaaaaatatctacATTGGAATCGCGCCGCGGCACTACTCCACTTGAAGATAAGTACTAACTCTGTAGTTTAATTTTACAACAGCAGTTCAAGCTCCATATCATCGCCACATAGATACAGCACGCAGTTTGATATTAGTTTATGTTTAATGCCAGCCATGAAACTTTTGTCTTCAGGCCAAGCAGTTTGTGTATTTTGTATAGACTTTAAACCGAAAATGTGGGTAACATCAACAAGCTAGCCCTTCAATCACACGGGTACTTTTAAGTATCGCTTCTATTCAATCGAGTCCAAGTTCGGGTGGTGCTGATCAACCAGACTGGGATGTGCAATTATAATGAATAGTAATATCTTAGATTCCAGAAGCACTGATTCATAAGAGCAAAAATTTTTCCTTGTTTTGGGATTAGTTTATTTTCCTGCCACTGCAATGTGCAGAATAAGGGATCGTTATTGGTTGATATGAAATGTTAATTAGTTGTTCGCTAGAAAATAAGCTAATATATTTAAGCCACATTAATTTTCTGCATGCCAATTCATTTCACAAATTAAGTAATAAAGGCCGCAAAGCCATAAAGTTGCGGAATCTTCAACTGTAAGTAATGTTAAATGCCTCTTGCTATAATGAACTCTCTTTTGAGTATTATGATTCATGAATCACTTCATGATCTTGATTCACTACTGCTATTAAAAAGTCTCAAACGATCAATATTCAAAAGTGAGATGTGCACAAAAAAGAACACACTATCACTACaagccaaaaaataataataataataattacatgatagaaaaaatccctataaaacaaaaatttatttaatcgtTTGTGCCATTTGTATTATTTTCGGTGCAAGCAGAATTATCCATCTGAAATTAACCCCAAATTCGAAAACTCACTTTATATACTCCGAGAGAAAATGAACAACCAAAACAAAAGCACAATTCGGCCCATAACATATTGCCTGGACCTGCGGTTTGCGCTGGGGCCTTTTTAAGTTGGCAAAAATTTTGTCCAATACTCTTGCATATTTTGAAACAATCtatatgttaattaatcaGACAATCATCATGCGATAATGTCACAATCATAATAAAGACTGGCAAATCTCGCCCACTAAACGATATTCGCATTTCTAATTAccttaaatttctttttattttgcttccGTCTTAGTAATTTTGTCACGTATGTCAAAATTCCGCCGACTGAATTATCAACAAAACTGTGATAAACAAGCTGATGGGCTGCGGGTGGGTCAATTCAAATTGTTTGTGTGCAAAGACATGGTGCTGcaaatttgtcaaaagtggtcggttttgaaattaatttgttaatcgTGAGCTCCGCTCTCTCGGGATTTTATCAGGACTGACCAAAATCACCAACTCCATTTGTTTTCAACACAACTGCATTCAATTTCTCCTGTTTTTGGGCCGGGACGGCTGCTCCACTTTTGATGTACCATGATATTGCTCATCAACTTACCCAACAACCTGGGAATATTCTTAGAACCAAAGTACCAGGTTACTTAACGTAGAAGCTGTTTACTTTTAACTGCTGGTCCAAAGATTCCCTACCACTGCGAGTATACAACTGAAACACGGAGTTTAGTCCAGGTTCCATTTTGCTTTTGGTTGGATGAGCAGAATCCTGAAGTACCCAGCAGCCAGCTAGCTAGTGCTGTTGGTGCTGGACCCAAAATGTAAATTCATTATTTGGCTTTCTGATATTCTGTACGTCCAATGAAATAAGCAGGATCTTCATCCAAAGGTGCCTTTAATATCAATACCAGTAGGaccattcaaattttatcttaaaatcacagtaaataaatcaattttgacaattttgaCGGATTAGATTGAATCTACAACCACCCCTTCAGTAcgatattctttattttgattctagGCCGTCCGAATTTGTCACTGAAATCTACAGATACCACCCCCATAATCCTTTAGTTCTAACCACGTCATCTGAAATTCTATCAACTCAACTATTCCATTTATCATCTTAATCATGCTATCTACTTTAGGAATATTGAATTTTGCAAGTTACAAAAcgatataattaaattcacatttaattaatttattaaacagtCCGGTTTGAGCCAGCTATccttttaatcaatttatttttgaaaacattatctatttttattaaaatcttattctcttcTATTCACTAGCTGGTAGCATGTCAGACTCGTTTGAATTTTAAGTTACATaaaccaaaaattttaatttaataccCCTAAAAAACTATATCTAATTTTGAGTGATTTTCCGTATAAAGGGGAAACGAGTGATCAGCCCAAGCTCTCGAGATGACCCGTTGCAAAAATCTAGAGATAAAAACCTACCCATCGGTTTGATTGACAATAAGCATAGCATAGCTATTTCTCGTAATAAAAATGATCCCACATCCTATTTGCTCCCCGTAAAATGATGGCAAAACTCCTTAGCATGTCAAAATGGACTCCCTAAGCCAATCCAATTTCCAGCGGTATATCTGGATTAATAGAATGGTACATAATATATACTAGCGGCTACCAAAAAGACCATGGTTCCAATTTCCAACCGCGCacataacaaattattaacatGCAAATTTATAAATGCAAAGGCCCCATTACAAtaacatattatatgtatttggTGTTTAGGCAATGGGTAGCTGTCGCACTGTAAATCTTGAAAATATTACCAAACACCATTTGCTAACATATCATATGTACTTGGTATTTAGGCATGGGTAGTTGTCGCATAGTAAatcttgaaataaattatcaaacaccATTTGCTTTCAATGAAATTTCTCATCTAGCACAAActcaaacaaatttattaaaatatatatatcattacaCCTCATCACCATaaacaatataatacaattatcTCATTTTCATATATACTACATATATGtgatcataattaattattatacatatGATTAACCACAATCACATGATTGAGCAAGCATTAGGATTTTCATCACTGAACATGTTGGTGTAATGGTCGTCCATGGTGCTTTCAGTGACGGTGGCCGTGGCGGGGATCGACCTAACATGATTAGGAGGAGCTTTTTTATCATAAGCTTGTGAAACATAAGGATTTGATACAATATTGTAAGGAACGTAAGGCCAAATCTCCACTTTCTTCTTTGTGGCTTTTGCTGCCGCTAACACTTTCTTTGGCTCGACGAAGCCCGTTACAGTCACCTTCTGCTGCTTCAAGTCCACGTCCACTGATTTCGCCCCTGCcggaaagaaaattaaaggttCATTAAGTAAAGTAACCTTCATTCATCGTTAATATATGCATGAAAAGGAAAGCAAATTAACAAGTGTTTAATCACATATATATACCTTTAACTGAGGAGAGGACGCCCTTCATCTTACGGGCACAGCCATCACAATCCATCCTTACTTTGAGTGCCACCGTTTGcatttgcttcttcttcttcttctttttaacaCTGCTAAGTAAATCAGATATGTACTCGATGGTGCCTTCGACTCCCATTTTT contains:
- the LOC102621462 gene encoding heavy metal-associated isoprenylated plant protein 24; its protein translation is MGVEGTIEYISDLLSSVKKKKKKKQMQTVALKVRMDCDGCARKMKGVLSSVKGAKSVDVDLKQQKVTVTGFVEPKKVLAAAKATKKKVEIWPYVPYNIVSNPYVSQAYDKKAPPNHVRSIPATATVTESTMDDHYTNMFSDENPNACSIM
- the LOC102621271 gene encoding agamous-like MADS-box protein AGL104 produces the protein MGRVKLEIKRIENNTNRQVTFSKRRNGLIKKAYELSILCDIDIALIMFSPSGRLSHFSGRKRIEDVFSRYVNLPDQEREHAIIFPDQGRHPDIQNKEYLLRTLQQLRSENDIALQLANPAAINNDIEELQQEVGRLQQQLQMAEDQIRIYEPDPLRITSIKDIESCEKNLVDTLTQVSQRKEFLLSNHLSSYDPSSMQQQAMPSSFENEVVGWLPGGGHNQAQIFESSASLNELRDLSTTMYDPLLQGTSSNAGPHSIGECHVTNPSGENFATWPQAFVSAGLHSAPLSPSLYPQIQQHGMMGTDTNEILPRDQVEIPINAPHVQADNEGANYDQNKIPQVNGQ